From the Microthrixaceae bacterium genome, one window contains:
- a CDS encoding DUF4263 domain-containing protein, with protein MIDFDDGVVTDVTYALGRLPTRTYLTKSFSTRFGSDSGHPGRYLHRVFDEVEVEDGDGWETSCEVIHVTEAKRVQIEMHIARERGAVRRIRLQKVKVNGESSQLENLLTLDRSQAAKLISVIKSLDSIPVEGDKGVRVDDDLLDAVFSDPGAVAEFYRKDPGSFRAVVESDADAEDIIALRRRRDVVDTMRQWLADDEAFDTASSAAGGEERAWQKLLEDNQWVLGVGLGQQLLTAWDPRRLEQTGRGHNIDSSGKRVDALLRSAGFISSMVFAEIKHHRTELLQNSEYRADCWGPSKHLTGAVVQIQQTVQAACESLGTFLADKSDEGEVLSSGTYLLRPRSYVVVGSLDQLTGQHGGVVDSKFRSFEMFRRNIIDPQIITFDELLARAEWNAGYRS; from the coding sequence CTCACCAAGAGCTTTTCTACGCGATTCGGTAGCGACAGCGGGCACCCCGGCCGGTATCTGCATCGCGTGTTCGACGAGGTGGAGGTCGAAGATGGCGACGGGTGGGAGACGAGTTGTGAGGTCATTCACGTGACGGAAGCGAAGCGCGTACAGATCGAAATGCATATCGCACGGGAGCGCGGAGCCGTACGGAGGATTCGGCTGCAGAAGGTCAAGGTGAACGGAGAGTCATCGCAGCTCGAGAACCTGCTGACCCTGGATCGTTCACAGGCCGCGAAGCTGATCAGTGTGATCAAATCGCTCGACTCGATCCCGGTGGAGGGCGACAAAGGCGTACGCGTCGACGACGACCTTCTCGATGCCGTGTTTTCCGACCCGGGTGCCGTGGCTGAGTTCTACAGGAAGGACCCAGGTAGCTTTCGCGCAGTCGTCGAGAGCGACGCCGACGCTGAGGACATCATTGCCCTGCGACGCCGGCGCGATGTAGTCGACACCATGCGCCAGTGGCTAGCGGATGATGAGGCGTTCGACACTGCGAGCAGTGCTGCAGGCGGCGAGGAACGAGCTTGGCAGAAGTTGCTTGAAGACAACCAGTGGGTGCTGGGTGTTGGGCTTGGACAGCAGCTCTTGACTGCTTGGGACCCGAGGCGACTTGAACAAACGGGCCGTGGACACAACATCGATAGCTCCGGAAAGCGGGTCGATGCTCTGCTCCGAAGCGCCGGGTTCATCAGCTCAATGGTCTTCGCAGAAATCAAACACCACCGGACAGAACTGCTACAGAATTCTGAGTACCGTGCCGACTGCTGGGGTCCTTCAAAGCACCTAACTGGTGCAGTCGTACAGATCCAGCAAACAGTCCAAGCCGCTTGCGAGAGTCTCGGGACCTTTTTGGCTGACAAATCTGACGAGGGCGAAGTGCTTTCCTCAGGCACCTACCTCCTGCGCCCCCGTTCATATGTCGTCGTCGGTTCGCTCGACCAGCTGACCGGACAGCATGGCGGCGTCGTCGACAGCAAATTTCGCAGCTTCGAAATGTTTCGTCGTAACATCATTGACCCTCAGATCATCACTTTCGACGAATTGTTGGCCCGCGCTGAGTGGAACGCTGGTTATCGAAGT